One genomic window of Arvicola amphibius chromosome 4, mArvAmp1.2, whole genome shotgun sequence includes the following:
- the Cbx1 gene encoding chromobox protein homolog 1 produces the protein MGKKQNKKKVEEVLEEEEEEYVVEKVLDRRVVKGKVEYLLKWKGFSDEDNTWEPEENLDCPDLIAEFLQSQKTAHETDKSEGGKRKADSDSEDKGEESKPKKKKEESEKPRGFARGLEPERIIGATDSSGELMFLMKWKNSDEADLVPAKEANVKCPQVVISFYEERLTWHSYPSEDDDKKDDKN, from the exons atgggaaaaaaacagaacaagaagaaagtggaggaggtactagaagaagaggaagaggaatatGTAGTGGAAAAAGTTCTCGATCGACGAGTTGTCAAGGGCAAAGTGGAATATCTTCTAAAGTGGAAGGGTTTCTCAGA TGAGGACAACAcatgggagccagaagagaaCCTGGACTGCCCTGACCTTATTGCTGAGTTTCTACAGTCACAGAAAACAGCTCACGAGACAGACAAATCAGAGGGGGGCAAGCGCAAGGCTGATTCTGATTCTGAAGATAAGGGGGAAGAAAGcaaaccaaagaagaagaaagaagag TCAGAAAAGCCACGAGGCTTTGCCCGGGGTTTGGAGCCTGAGCGGATTATTGGAGCTACTGACTCCAGTGGAGAACTCATGTTCCTGATGAAATG GAAAAACTCTGATGAGGCTGACCTGGTCCCTGCCAAGGAAGCCAATGTCAAGTGCCCACAGGTTGTCATATCCTTCTATGAGGAAAGGCTCACGTGGCATTCCTACCCCTCAGAGGATGATGACAAAAAAGACGACAAGAATTAG